In Dama dama isolate Ldn47 chromosome 20, ASM3311817v1, whole genome shotgun sequence, a single window of DNA contains:
- the LOC133074447 gene encoding olfactory receptor 6N1-like: MGLVNHTWTPSFLLAGFTTTGALRPLAFLGTLCIYLLTLAGNLCIIVLVQADSRLRTPMYFFISILSFLELWYVSTTVPTLLHTLLHRRSPISPTVCLVQLYVFHSLGMTECFLLGVMALDRYLAICRPLHYQALMSRQVQLWLAGATWVAGFSAALVPASLTASLPFCLKEVAHYFCDLAPLMRLACVDTGWHAQVHIVVIGIINACNLVLILGLYGGILRAVLKLPSAASRAKAFSTCSSHITVVVLFFASAFIVYVGPPESRPEGTDKLLALVYTFLTPFLNPIIYTFRNREVREAVRRVTQSIRAMMKRP; the protein is encoded by the coding sequence ATGGGCCTTGTCAATCACACATGGACCCCGAGTTTTCTCCTTGCTGGTTTCACTACCACCGGAGCCCTGCGACCTCTTGCTTTCTTGGGGACACTGTGTATCTATCTCCTCACCCTGGCAGGGAACTTGTGCATCATTGTCCTGGTTCAGGCAGATTCGAGACTGCGCACACCCATGTACTTCTTCATCAGCATCCTGTCCTTCTTGGAACTCTGGTATGTCAGCACCACAGTGCCCACGCTGCTGCACACCTTGCTCCACAGGCGCTCACCCATCTCACCCACTGTGTGCCTTGTCCAGCTCTACGTCTTCCATTcactgggcatgactgagtgctTCCTGTTGGGCGTCATGGCGCTGGACCGCTACCTTGCCATCTGTCGCCCCCTCCACTACCAGGCTCTCATGAGCAGACAGGTACAGTTATGGCTGGCAGGGGCCACTTGGGTGGCTGGCTTCTCAGCTGCACTTGTGCCAGCAAGCCTCACAGCCAGTCTGCCCTTCTGTTTAAAAGAGGTGGCTCATTACTTCTGTGACCTGGCACCACTAATGAGGTTGGCGTGTGTGGACACAGGTTGGCATGCTCAAGTCCACATTGTAGTGATTGGTATTATCAATGCCTGCAACCTTGTGCTCATTTTAGGGCTGTATGGGGGTATCCTGAGAGCTGTGCTGAAGCTGCCCTCAGCTGCCAGCCGAGCCAAGGCCTTTTCCACCTGTTCCTCCCACATAACTGTCGTGGTGCTCTTCTTTGCCTCTGCTTTCATTGTCTATGTGGGGCCACCTGAGAGTCGCCCTGAGGGCACTGACAAACTTCTTGCCTTGGTGTATACTTTTCTTACCCCTTTTCTCAACCCCATTATTTACACTTTTCGTAACAGGGAAGTGAGAGAGGCTGTCAGGAGAGTCACCCAAAGCATTAGGGCTATGATGAAGAGACCCTGA
- the LOC133074446 gene encoding olfactory receptor 6N1-like, with amino-acid sequence MDLVNHTWTQNFLLAGFTTTGALRPLAFLGTLCIYLLTLAGNLCVIVLVQADSRLRTPMYFFISILSFLELWYVSTTVPTLLHTLLQGRSPISPTMCLVQLYVFHSLGMTECYLLGVMALDRYLAICRPLHYQALMSRQVQLWLAGATWVAGFSAALVPANLTATLPFCLKEVAHYFCDLAPLMRLACVDIRWHNGVHGAVIGVATGCNFVLILGLYGGILRAVLKLPSAASRAKAFSTCSSHITVVVLFYASAFTVYVGSPGSRPEGTDKHIALVYALLTPFLNPIIYTLRNKEVKEAMKRVRVRIQTMLKEA; translated from the coding sequence ATGGACCTTGTCAATCACACATGGACCCAGAATTTTCTCCTTGCTGGTTTCACTACCACTGGAGCCCTGCGACCTCTTGCTTTCTTGGGGACACTGTGTATCTATCTCCTCACCCTGGCAGGGAACTTGTGCGTCATTGTCCTGGTTCAGGCAGATTCGAGACTGCGCACACCCATGTACTTCTTCATCAGCATCCTGTCCTTCTTGGAACTCTGGTATGTCAGCACCACAGTGCCCACGCTGCTGCACACCTTGCTCCAAGGGCGTTCACCCATCTCACCCACTATGTGCCTTGTCCAGCTCTACGTCTTCCATTcactgggcatgactgagtgctACCTGTTGGGTGTCATGGCGCTGGACCGCTACCTTGCCATCTGTCGCCCCCTCCACTACCAAGCTCTCATGAGCAGACAGGTACAGTTATGGCTGGCAGGGGCCACTTGGGTGGCTGGCTTCTCAGCTGCTCTTGTGCCAGCAAACCTCACAGCCACTCTGCCCTTCTGTTTAAAAGAGGTGGCTCATTACTTCTGTGACCTGGCACCACTAATGAGGTTGGCATGTGTGGACATAAGGTGGCATAATGGGGTCCATGGGGCAGTGATTGGTGTGGCCACAGGGTGCAACTTTGTGCTCATTTTAGGACTGTATGGGGGTATCCTGAGAGCTGTGCTGAAGCTGCCCTCAGCTGCCAGCCGTGCCAAGGCCTTTTCCACCTGTTCCTCCCACATAACTGTTGTGGTGCTTTTTTATGCTTCTGCCTTCACAGTTTATGTGGGCTCACCTGGGAGTCGCCCTGAGGGTACAGACAAGCATATTGCCTTAGTGTATGCCCTTCTTACTCCCTTTCTCAATCCTATCATCTATACCCTTCGAAACAAGGAGGTGAAGGAGGCTATGAAAAGGGTCAGGGTCAGGATACAGACTATGTTGAAGGAAGCTTGA